One region of Paenibacillus polymyxa M1 genomic DNA includes:
- a CDS encoding virulence factor gives MKITSIEPTPSPNTMMLHLDERLEAGIRRTYTRDNERSAPPFIRRMLAIEGVKSVFHTTDFVALDRKGNADWSTILGQVRDQLGEEGADANWDLPEETSGEAFGEAQVFVQFFRGLPMQIRVKAGQQEERISLSDRFVQAVTRVASATLIKERKLSDYGVRYGELPDIAREVEQELEAAFPQDRLEQIIQQAIAHGADNSEFVEERREWSDAELKQALQHEDWRTRYAALDRLEPTPEHLPLIRQALHDDKMQLRRLGVVYLGDIRSPEAMELLFEALRDPSAAVRRTAGDTLSDIGDPVATSAMIGALSDSSKLVRWRAARFLYEVGTEDARDALEKAVDDPEFEVSLQAKMALERIESGEQAAGTVWQQMAKRNS, from the coding sequence ATGAAGATAACATCTATCGAGCCAACTCCCAGTCCGAACACCATGATGCTGCATCTGGATGAGCGACTGGAAGCGGGTATCCGCAGAACATATACACGAGACAATGAGCGCTCCGCTCCCCCATTTATCCGGCGTATGCTGGCGATTGAAGGGGTCAAAAGCGTGTTTCACACGACCGATTTTGTAGCCCTTGACCGTAAAGGAAATGCGGATTGGTCTACTATTCTGGGCCAAGTCCGGGATCAGCTAGGCGAGGAAGGTGCTGACGCAAACTGGGATTTACCGGAGGAAACCTCTGGGGAAGCGTTTGGCGAAGCACAGGTTTTTGTACAATTTTTCCGCGGTCTTCCTATGCAAATTCGGGTTAAGGCAGGACAGCAGGAGGAACGAATTTCCTTGTCCGACCGCTTCGTGCAAGCCGTTACCCGCGTGGCAAGTGCAACACTGATCAAAGAACGCAAGCTGAGTGATTACGGCGTCCGTTACGGTGAACTGCCGGATATTGCCCGCGAGGTTGAGCAGGAATTGGAGGCAGCCTTTCCGCAGGATCGGCTGGAACAAATTATCCAGCAGGCGATTGCCCACGGCGCGGACAACAGCGAATTCGTGGAGGAACGCCGCGAGTGGAGCGATGCCGAGCTGAAGCAGGCTCTTCAACACGAAGACTGGCGCACACGCTACGCTGCGCTGGATCGGCTGGAGCCGACGCCTGAGCATTTGCCGTTGATCCGGCAAGCACTACATGACGACAAAATGCAGCTACGGCGGCTGGGAGTCGTCTATCTGGGCGATATTCGTTCACCGGAGGCAATGGAACTGCTGTTCGAGGCGCTGCGCGATCCTTCAGCGGCAGTACGCCGCACTGCTGGCGACACGTTGTCGGACATTGGCGATCCCGTCGCTACCAGCGCTATGATCGGAGCCCTGTCGGACAGCAGCAAGCTGGTTCGCTGGCGTGCAGCCCGTTTTCTATACGAGGTTGGAACCGAGGATGCGCGTGATGCGCTGGAGAAGGCCGTCGATGACCCCGAATTTGAGGTCAGTCTGCAAGCTAAAATGGCACTGGAGCGCATCGAATCAGGCGAACAAGCCGCAGGTACGGTGTGGCAGCAAATGGCCAAGCGGAACTCCTGA